One window from the genome of Musa acuminata AAA Group cultivar baxijiao chromosome BXJ1-4, Cavendish_Baxijiao_AAA, whole genome shotgun sequence encodes:
- the LOC135646246 gene encoding protein indeterminate-domain 5, chloroplastic-like, whose amino-acid sequence MATAPSSVPFFGIREEEKLNTQQQRPQPSSSSTPTAAAPPKKKRNLPGNPNPDAEVVALSPKTLLATNRFICEVCNKGFQREQNLQLHRRGHNLPWKLKQKNPKEVRRRVYICPEPTCVHHEPSRALGDLTGIKKHYCRKHGEKKWKCDKCSKRYAVQSDWKAHSKTCGTREYRCDCGTLFSRRDSFITHRAFCDALAQESARIPAGINTIGGSHFYGNTGIHLGLPQLNSQLSSLQEQTHCGNDSAAPFNHVTLPSFRPPQSATPFYLGSGSSQDIHEDTQLLQSKPFHGLMQLQDHLQHNTNASSSSSAAAATDLFNLSIFSNSNNRSVITNSSNSGINQNAHLLISDHFNNASGSNEPNTLFAGNHLISNHIDANMFDQSVTTESVPSHMSATALLQKAAQMGATSSCSSASSLLRGIGSLYSSNSKNAGFQASATQVENESHFQDLMNSLTNGNTGTFNGGNHQKTGFSGFISGIGNMNESKLQRNLSASGLGTSDSLTRDFLGVGSMMRRGGITQREQHLGIDISSLDPELKSGSSTRSFVGGSLQ is encoded by the exons ATCCCGACGCCGAGGTGGTCGCTCTGTCACCAAAGACGCTTCTTGCGACGAATAGGTTCATCTGCGAGGTGTGCAACAAGGGGTTCCAGCGGGAGCAGAACCTGCAGCTGCACCGACGCGGCCACaacctaccatggaagctgaagcAGAAGAACCCCAAGGAGGTCCGTCGCCGCGTGTACATCTGCCCGGAGCCGACATGCGTCCACCACGAGCCCTCACGCGCCCTTGGCGACCTCACCGGCATCAAGAAGCACTACTGCCGCAAGCATggcgagaagaagtggaagtgcgACAAGTGCTCGAAGCGTTATGCCGTGCAGTCGGATTGGAAGGCGCATTCCAAGACCTGCGGTACTCGCGAGTACCGCTGTGACTGCGGAACCCTGTTCTCCAG GCGTGATAGCTTCATTACCCATAGAGCCTTCTGCGATGCATTAGCACAAGAAAGTGCGAGGATACCAGCCGGCATCAACACCATTGGCGGCAGCCACTTCTATGGCAACACCGGAATACATTTGGGCCTTCCTCAGTTGAATTCGCAACTCTCATCCTTACAGGAGCAGACGCATTGTGGAAATGACAGTGCAGCACCGTTCAACCATGTCACCTTGCCGTCCTTCCGACCACCTCAGTCTGCCACTCCCTTCTATCTCGGCAGCGGATCGAGCCAAGACATCCATGAAGACACTCAGTTGCTTCAAAGTAAACCTTTCCATGGCTTGATGCAACTACAGGATCACCTCCAACACAACACCAatgcctcgtcctcctcctctgccGCGGCTGCGACCGATCTTTTCAACCTTAGCATCTTCTCCAACAGTAACAACAGGAGCGTCATCACCAACAGCAGCAACTCTGGGATCAACCAAAATGCTCACCTGCTGATCTCTGATCATTTCAACAACGCTAGTGGAAGCAATGAGCCAAACACACTCTTCGCAGGAAATCATCTCATCAGCAACCATATCGATGCAAACATGTTTGACCAATCGGTGACCACTGAATCGGTGCCATCACACATGTCAGCAACTGCGCTTCTTCAGAAGGCCGCGCAGATGGGTGCAACATCCAGTTGTAGCAGTGCGAGCTCCTTGCTTAGAGGAATCGGCAGCTTATATTCCAGCAATTCAAAGAATGCAGGTTTTCAGGCATCAGCAACCCAGGTGGAGAACGAGAGCCATTTCCAAGACCTTATGAACTCCCTCACCAACGGAAACACCGGTACATTTAATGGTGGGAATCATCAAAAGACTGGGTTCAGCGGCTTCATCTCAGGCATCGGCAACATGAACGAGAGCAAGCTACAGCGTAACCTATCCGCCAGTGGCCTTGGAACCTCTGACAGTTTAACCAGAGATTTCCTTGGGGTTGGAAGCATGATGAGGAGGGGGGGGATAACGCAAAGAGAGCAACATCTCGGCATCGACATCAGCTCTCTCGATCCGGAACTGAAGTCTGGATCCTCGACTCGATCTTTTGTAGGTGGCAGTCTGCAGTAA